The genomic region CCTACGGCTACACAAATCTCCTCATAATTTGACCGGGCGCAAAATCGCGATCGGTCAAGTAGAAATAGGTCGCCCCGGACAGTTCGGTATCGACAAAACAGGCAGCCAAAATCATACCGTCGTCTCCGTGGCGCGAGTATTTTGGCGAGATACCCCAGCCAAAACAGATACCGACGTAGATCCGCACGCCTTCAGCGTTGCCAGCATGATGATTAGCAGAGCCAAAGCCGTACCGGGAGTGGCACCGGGAGCAAGGCTTTACTCTTCTGCTGTTGGTGCGATGGACAAAAGCGGGCAACCGGAAGAGTGCCTAGCCTCTCAGTACGTAGCCCAGCAAAACGGCGGAGACGTGCGAGCGATTAACTACAGCTTTGGCGAATCCCTAGAACGAGACCCGCGACCGGATGCAGTTTTGGACGGCAACGCCCTACTGACCCAATGTATCGATTGGTCTGCTCGCGTCTACGATGTACTGCATATGGTGGCAGGCAATCAGGGGCGCGGGGGAATACCGATTCCTACGGATAACTTCAACGGCATTAATGTAGCGTTTACCAAGCGCATCAATGGAGTTTTTGCCAAAGTTGACTTTGCCAACATCGGCGATATCGCCGAAGGAATTATCAGTAGGTTAGCAGGTAGAGAGATTAATGTAGGAGGGCGTCGTTCGATCGGATTAGTTGCGCCCGGACATGATGTCACCGTCCTCAACCTAGATGGTACCGTCAGCAAAGTCAGCGGCACCAGTTTGGCAACACCCCACGCTACCGCTACAGTAGCGCTCATCCAGGAATTTGGCGATCGCCAACTCAGTACCCGCCAACCGCATTGGAGCATTGATTCCCGCCGCCACGAAGTCACAAAAGTTGTCTTGCTCAACTCAGCCGATA from Aerosakkonema funiforme FACHB-1375 harbors:
- a CDS encoding S8 family serine peptidase; amino-acid sequence: MLKKNKAWIVLGLSATWLCTPVVALNNNSSVGESGIDALRLHKSPHNLTGRKIAIGQVEIGRPGQFGIDKTGSQNHTVVSVARVFWRDTPAKTDTDVDPHAFSVASMMISRAKAVPGVAPGARLYSSAVGAMDKSGQPEECLASQYVAQQNGGDVRAINYSFGESLERDPRPDAVLDGNALLTQCIDWSARVYDVLHMVAGNQGRGGIPIPTDNFNGINVAFTKRINGVFAKVDFANIGDIAEGIISRLAGREINVGGRRSIGLVAPGHDVTVLNLDGTVSKVSGTSLATPHATATVALIQEFGDRQLSTRQPHWSIDSRRHEVTKVVLLNSADKLKDKGEGLQLGMSKTITDKSNRTWLDSDAYKNDKVPLDLQMGTGQLNAFRAVQQFAGSQWKPSETAPAIGWDYNKAQAGSSVDYVLDKPLQEGSFASITLAWDRMVELNDTNKNGQYDLEETFRDRGLNNLDLYLIPADSNDSAAKICASVSEVDSVEHIFCPVPKTGRYKIRVHYRQQVNEVTQPYAIAWWTVPQK